A stretch of Pseudomonas sp. CCC3.1 DNA encodes these proteins:
- a CDS encoding tyrosine-type recombinase/integrase yields MSNFHERKLYSVVPELELFDHNALGKLVTRDASNLTFINWPNGAPCFAANLYMLSLTVRPNRMKRKGLARTGRKGGTIGEYAQKISQLVRFCYASNIDFIDLSDNDFTRFIHHLSTEVDPKNLREKKKATLTVVDVGTVCIDFLKYIGGLYEQPSFVAIGGRIKITENVTVKKDKRGRDYAVHSVWHHAFPPGGRRHERNAIPAVHVDQLRSAVDEMGGSRFIKIRRHAFISTLENSGARLSEVASLKVVDVLTAYEMKHPMLRFITLKGDDSEEREIPVNKMFLNELISYIEFHRGKVVRNKFSSIKDHGFVFVSSATGTPLSETSLGNEIGSVRRFAGIEEQACAHMFRHSFITNLVMEFVQRDRYRRAGDFEVRLLSDESYLEEVKMYTGQKSIATIMGYVHAAFKEIEGYSTTVSNVFLIRAMEQFDKYSRKLRAHLGSTLTIQEYNVEMEKLEALRDDDFARELAREKTVKGIAPILPGRE; encoded by the coding sequence GTGAGTAATTTCCATGAGCGTAAGCTTTATTCAGTGGTTCCTGAGCTTGAGTTGTTTGACCACAACGCACTGGGGAAGCTCGTGACTAGGGATGCGAGCAATCTGACATTCATCAATTGGCCAAACGGGGCACCCTGTTTTGCCGCGAATCTCTACATGCTTTCCCTTACGGTTCGCCCCAATAGGATGAAGCGTAAAGGGTTAGCGCGTACAGGTAGAAAAGGTGGGACGATTGGTGAGTATGCTCAAAAAATCAGTCAGTTGGTTAGATTCTGTTATGCTTCAAACATTGATTTTATAGATCTATCAGATAACGACTTTACGCGTTTTATTCATCATCTAAGTACGGAAGTAGATCCCAAAAATCTTCGTGAGAAGAAGAAAGCCACACTCACCGTTGTAGACGTTGGGACTGTATGTATAGACTTCCTAAAGTATATTGGAGGGCTTTATGAGCAACCCAGTTTCGTCGCGATTGGAGGGCGAATAAAGATTACTGAAAACGTTACAGTGAAAAAAGATAAGCGTGGTCGTGATTATGCTGTGCACAGTGTGTGGCATCATGCATTTCCACCTGGTGGTAGGAGGCACGAGCGGAATGCGATTCCTGCTGTTCATGTCGACCAGCTCAGGAGCGCTGTCGATGAAATGGGGGGCTCACGGTTCATCAAGATTCGGCGGCATGCATTTATCTCAACATTGGAAAACTCTGGGGCTAGGCTTTCAGAGGTTGCGAGTCTTAAGGTCGTAGATGTCCTGACCGCGTATGAGATGAAGCATCCTATGCTTAGGTTTATCACGCTGAAGGGCGACGACAGCGAGGAAAGGGAAATACCCGTAAATAAGATGTTTCTCAATGAACTGATCTCATACATTGAGTTTCACAGGGGTAAAGTTGTAAGAAATAAATTTTCGAGTATTAAAGATCATGGCTTCGTATTTGTATCATCAGCAACCGGAACTCCGCTTTCAGAAACATCCCTTGGTAATGAGATCGGTTCAGTGCGCAGGTTTGCTGGCATCGAGGAACAAGCATGCGCGCACATGTTTCGCCACTCGTTTATAACGAACTTGGTAATGGAGTTTGTACAGCGGGATAGATATAGGCGTGCAGGAGACTTTGAAGTCAGGTTGCTTTCTGATGAAAGCTATCTTGAGGAGGTTAAGATGTATACCGGCCAGAAATCAATTGCGACTATCATGGGCTATGTACATGCAGCATTCAAGGAGATTGAGGGGTATAGCACTACAGTTAGCAATGTTTTCCTAATTCGAGCCATGGAGCAGTTCGATAAATACTCTCGTAAACTCAGAGCCCATCTCGGCTCTACCCTTACAATTCAAGAATATAACGTAGAGATGGAGAAGCTTGAGGCTTTAAGAGATGATGACTTTGCTCGTGAGCTTGCAAGAGAGAAAACGGTCAAAGGAATCGCTCCGATTCTGCCTGGCCGCGAATGA
- a CDS encoding transcriptional regulator — MHLKEALAGALRGARAHQGLSYEELAGATHRTYVGKLEQARANATLEKLDEIADYLGLDLLTMVTLAIAAQGDELPSQALQRTALRIREFEMSGGWQLVEEQFSDGKLIKRSQGKPKQPLYADYVRALKAQGFDRKTIAEKLGIARSTVQKYWNT, encoded by the coding sequence ATGCATCTGAAAGAAGCGCTGGCAGGAGCATTGCGTGGAGCTCGTGCTCATCAGGGGTTGAGTTACGAAGAGTTGGCGGGGGCAACGCACAGAACGTACGTGGGGAAGCTTGAGCAGGCCCGAGCGAACGCGACGTTGGAGAAACTGGACGAGATCGCTGACTATCTAGGCCTCGACCTTTTGACTATGGTTACTCTCGCCATTGCGGCTCAGGGTGACGAGCTCCCTTCGCAAGCCCTGCAACGTACTGCCTTGCGAATCAGGGAATTCGAGATGTCCGGAGGGTGGCAGTTGGTAGAGGAGCAATTCAGTGATGGAAAGCTCATCAAGCGCTCCCAGGGAAAGCCTAAGCAGCCGCTTTATGCAGATTACGTTCGAGCCCTGAAAGCGCAAGGTTTCGACAGGAAAACAATCGCTGAAAAGCTTGGCATTGCCAGAAGCACAGTCCAAAAATATTGGAATACATAA
- a CDS encoding CsbD family protein — protein sequence MKSEQVEGVAEKLAGKAQSTVGKLIGDSKMEAEGAGHQAAGQLTKTYGDTLNSVSTFVKEKPVAALAIGAAALILINRIFRR from the coding sequence ATGAAGAGCGAACAAGTTGAAGGTGTAGCAGAAAAGCTGGCCGGCAAGGCGCAGAGCACGGTCGGGAAACTAATTGGTGATTCGAAGATGGAAGCTGAAGGTGCGGGACATCAAGCGGCTGGTCAGCTGACTAAAACCTATGGCGATACACTGAATAGCGTATCCACGTTCGTTAAAGAAAAACCAGTCGCCGCCCTCGCGATTGGTGCTGCAGCGTTGATCTTGATAAATCGCATTTTTCGTCGTTGA
- a CDS encoding chromate resistance protein ChrB domain-containing protein → MKNWLALILGLPTANATERMRAWRALKASGAAVLRDGVYLLPDTSACREALTSVERDILAINGTAYLLPVVDPNGERFIEFFDRKDDYTKLGGEIEGCREQLNAENALATTKQIRKLRKAYDQIASIDYFPGEPKHQIDAALQELETAVSRALSPDEPHSSNQPISVLNLSDYQGRIWATRKRPWVDRLACAWLIRRFIDPQAQIVWLNTPQDCPVNALGFDFDDATFSHVGNRVTFETLQASFQIQIQGLGRIAALVHYLDVGGIQPVEAAGIERVLAGLRETISDDDQLLAAASAIFDGLLAGFVKEEQPNE, encoded by the coding sequence ATGAAAAATTGGCTCGCATTGATCCTTGGCTTACCCACCGCCAACGCCACCGAGCGCATGCGAGCCTGGCGTGCCTTGAAAGCTTCAGGTGCCGCTGTACTCCGTGACGGTGTTTACCTGCTCCCTGATACCAGCGCTTGCCGCGAAGCTCTGACTTCTGTCGAACGAGACATATTGGCCATCAATGGCACCGCCTACCTCCTGCCTGTAGTTGATCCCAACGGTGAGCGCTTTATCGAGTTTTTCGACCGCAAGGATGACTACACCAAACTTGGTGGAGAGATCGAAGGCTGCCGTGAGCAGTTGAATGCTGAAAATGCGCTGGCGACGACCAAACAAATCCGCAAGCTGCGCAAAGCCTACGATCAGATAGCGAGCATCGATTACTTCCCAGGTGAACCAAAGCACCAGATTGATGCGGCTCTACAGGAGTTAGAGACGGCAGTCAGTAGAGCCCTGTCGCCGGATGAGCCGCACAGCAGTAATCAACCGATATCGGTACTCAATCTCAGCGATTATCAGGGCCGTATCTGGGCAACGCGTAAACGTCCCTGGGTCGACCGGCTCGCCTGTGCCTGGTTGATCCGCCGCTTCATCGACCCGCAAGCTCAGATCGTCTGGCTGAACACTCCACAGGACTGCCCAGTCAACGCCTTGGGGTTTGATTTTGATGACGCAACCTTCAGCCATGTTGGTAACCGCGTCACCTTTGAAACCCTACAGGCCAGTTTTCAAATCCAGATACAAGGTCTAGGTCGCATTGCTGCCCTTGTGCATTACCTCGATGTTGGCGGTATTCAGCCGGTGGAGGCTGCCGGGATTGAGCGGGTGCTTGCTGGGCTGCGAGAGACCATTTCCGACGACGACCAACTTCTGGCTGCCGCGAGCGCCATCTTCGACGGCCTGCTCGCCGGGTTTGTGAAAGAGGAGCAACCCAATGAGTAA
- the chrA gene encoding chromate efflux transporter, producing MSKVMAPEVEANPLRPEQISLREAFWFWLKLGFISFGGPAGQISIMHQELVERRRWISERRFLHALNYCMLLPGPEAQQLATYIGWLMHRTWGGVIAGALFVLPSLFILIALSWMYIAFGEVPVVAGLFYGIKPAVTAIVVQAAHRIGSRALKNNWLWAIAAASFAAIFAFNVPFPLIVLGAALIGYFGGRMAPEKFRAGGHSAAKKSFGPALIDDDTPSPEHARFSWLKLASLALISAVLWALPMGVLTALFGWEGTLTQMSWFFTKAALLTFGGAYAVLPYVYQGAVGHYGWLTPTQMIDGLALGETTPGPLIMVVAFVGFVGAYVSQVFGADQVFLAGAVAAALVTWFTFLPSFLFILAGGPLVESTHNELKFTAPLTAITAAVVGVILNLACFFGYHVLWPKGFSGNLDWPSALIAIAAAIALFRFKRGVIQVLMACALAGLAVHLLR from the coding sequence ATGAGTAAAGTTATGGCACCAGAGGTTGAAGCGAATCCGTTGAGGCCTGAACAGATTAGTCTGCGTGAGGCGTTCTGGTTCTGGTTGAAGCTCGGTTTCATTAGCTTCGGCGGGCCTGCGGGCCAGATCTCGATCATGCATCAGGAGTTGGTGGAGCGGCGACGCTGGATTTCAGAACGCAGATTTCTACATGCCCTCAATTACTGCATGTTGTTGCCAGGGCCCGAGGCTCAGCAATTGGCGACTTACATTGGTTGGCTGATGCATCGAACGTGGGGAGGCGTGATCGCCGGCGCGCTGTTTGTACTGCCCTCACTATTCATCCTGATCGCGCTGTCGTGGATGTACATCGCGTTCGGCGAAGTACCCGTGGTAGCCGGACTTTTCTACGGCATCAAGCCCGCCGTGACGGCCATCGTGGTGCAGGCGGCGCATAGAATCGGCTCTCGGGCACTGAAGAATAATTGGCTGTGGGCGATAGCAGCGGCTTCATTTGCCGCCATCTTTGCATTCAATGTTCCGTTCCCGCTGATCGTCTTAGGGGCAGCGTTGATTGGCTATTTCGGGGGGCGAATGGCACCCGAAAAATTCAGAGCCGGTGGCCATAGCGCCGCCAAAAAATCCTTCGGCCCGGCCTTAATCGATGACGACACGCCGTCCCCCGAACATGCTCGGTTCAGCTGGTTGAAATTGGCCTCACTCGCACTGATTAGTGCCGTGCTATGGGCTTTGCCGATGGGTGTTTTGACCGCGCTCTTTGGGTGGGAAGGAACCCTGACCCAGATGAGCTGGTTCTTTACCAAAGCTGCATTGCTGACCTTCGGCGGGGCTTATGCCGTACTGCCGTATGTCTATCAAGGCGCAGTCGGTCACTATGGCTGGCTAACCCCGACACAGATGATCGACGGCCTTGCGCTGGGGGAAACCACGCCAGGGCCGCTGATCATGGTGGTGGCTTTCGTCGGCTTCGTCGGGGCCTATGTCTCGCAAGTGTTCGGGGCTGATCAGGTGTTTCTGGCCGGAGCTGTCGCAGCTGCCCTGGTGACCTGGTTCACCTTCTTACCTTCGTTCCTGTTCATCCTTGCGGGTGGCCCTCTGGTTGAGTCGACCCACAACGAACTCAAGTTCACTGCACCGCTTACCGCCATCACCGCCGCCGTAGTTGGGGTGATCCTCAATCTGGCGTGCTTCTTCGGGTATCACGTGCTTTGGCCGAAAGGCTTCAGCGGTAACCTCGACTGGCCCTCTGCATTGATCGCCATCGCAGCCGCAATAGCATTGTTCCGCTTCAAGCGCGGCGTCATTCAGGTACTGATGGCCTGTGCGCTCGCTGGTCTGGCAGTACATCTGTTGCGCTAG
- a CDS encoding YHYH domain-containing protein, which produces MSKEQALMKLSAILIAALLSITSVAAFAHSGGTDSKGCHRNHKTNDYHCH; this is translated from the coding sequence ATGAGCAAGGAGCAAGCCCTGATGAAACTGTCCGCCATTTTGATCGCCGCTTTACTTTCGATTACGTCCGTTGCTGCCTTCGCACACAGCGGCGGTACTGATTCAAAAGGTTGCCATCGCAACCATAAAACCAACGACTACCACTGCCATTAA
- a CDS encoding MFS transporter has product MLKILANRTYRHLFLAQVIALLGTGLATVALGLLAFDLAGAQAGAVLGTALAIKMTAYIGVAPIAAAFAERLPRRAMLVSLDLVRALVALALPFVTEVWQIYVLIFVLQSASAAFTPTFQATIPDILPDEDDYTRALSLSRLAYDLESVASPMLAAALLTVISFHSLFAGTVIGFLASAALVATVLLPKAKQVPRRSIYERTTRGMRIFLATPRLRGLLALNLTVAAASAMVIVNTVVMVQSRFALPQSSTALALAAFGGGSMISALVLPRLLKNIKDRTAMLFGGGILVAGLAVGINLTIYNFLLPLWMVLGVGYSLAQTPSGRLLRRSAHAEDRPALFAAQFALSHACWLITYPLAGWLGANISLTASFVGLAAVAGSALLVSIVIWRPVHDQKSIKHTHENLPGDHAHIDGQEGVDHEHPYVIDDQHRRWPNR; this is encoded by the coding sequence ATGCTGAAAATCCTAGCCAACCGAACCTATCGCCATCTTTTCCTGGCTCAGGTGATTGCACTCTTAGGGACTGGCCTTGCCACCGTCGCGCTCGGTTTACTGGCGTTCGATCTAGCAGGCGCCCAAGCAGGTGCCGTTCTCGGCACGGCGTTGGCTATAAAAATGACGGCCTATATTGGCGTAGCGCCCATTGCAGCGGCTTTTGCAGAGCGCCTGCCTCGCAGAGCCATGCTGGTCTCGCTGGATCTGGTGCGGGCGCTGGTCGCGCTTGCTCTCCCGTTTGTGACCGAGGTTTGGCAAATCTACGTGCTGATTTTCGTCCTTCAGTCCGCATCGGCAGCGTTCACTCCAACGTTCCAAGCGACCATTCCAGACATCCTGCCGGATGAAGACGACTACACCCGTGCCTTGTCGCTATCGCGTCTGGCTTACGATCTCGAAAGTGTCGCGAGCCCGATGCTCGCTGCCGCGCTCCTGACGGTGATCAGCTTCCACAGCCTTTTCGCCGGCACGGTCATCGGCTTCCTCGCTTCTGCCGCCCTAGTCGCCACGGTGTTGTTGCCAAAGGCGAAGCAAGTACCACGACGCAGCATCTATGAACGAACTACTCGTGGCATGCGCATATTCCTAGCGACGCCCCGCCTGCGAGGGCTGCTGGCTCTCAACCTGACGGTAGCGGCTGCCAGTGCCATGGTCATCGTCAATACCGTGGTGATGGTTCAGTCGCGCTTCGCTCTGCCTCAAAGCTCAACGGCATTGGCGCTGGCTGCGTTTGGTGGTGGTTCCATGATCTCGGCCCTGGTCTTGCCTCGCCTGCTGAAAAACATCAAAGACCGAACGGCCATGTTGTTTGGCGGAGGAATACTGGTCGCAGGCTTGGCCGTCGGTATCAACCTGACCATCTACAACTTCCTGCTGCCGCTGTGGATGGTGCTCGGGGTGGGCTATTCGCTGGCCCAGACTCCAAGCGGTCGCCTGTTGCGTCGCTCGGCACATGCCGAAGATCGCCCGGCGTTGTTTGCCGCCCAATTTGCGCTGTCCCATGCTTGCTGGTTGATTACTTATCCACTGGCGGGATGGCTGGGAGCCAACATCAGCCTCACGGCGTCGTTTGTTGGCCTCGCCGCTGTGGCAGGCAGTGCACTACTGGTCAGCATCGTAATCTGGCGCCCAGTTCATGACCAGAAGTCGATCAAACACACCCATGAGAATCTGCCGGGCGATCACGCGCACATCGACGGCCAGGAAGGTGTGGATCACGAACATCCATACGTGATCGATGATCAGCATCGCCGATGGCCCAACAGATGA
- a CDS encoding TraX family protein, translating to MPTDPLSPLKSRSSSLDLIKWLAMLTMVIDHLRLVWPELSNLFIPGRVSFPLFCVAIAANVARSKQGELLTAANGRYLALMLLFAAISEVPYRYISTSGSFNVLVTLALGLVIAWGWQHRTLLSSAMALLAAAIAYVLDDPLMYGFYGALVPAAVLIAIKGPGVLWLLPAVLCLMSNTRSSIVIKALDLEVYSLVALSTAFAAPLIGLWLLRQSFTFKVWPVRQWGYWFYPGHLAALQALRLLV from the coding sequence ATGCCTACTGACCCGCTTTCCCCACTCAAGAGCCGAAGCAGTAGCCTAGATCTGATCAAGTGGCTAGCGATGTTGACCATGGTTATCGATCACTTGCGGTTGGTGTGGCCGGAGTTGAGCAACCTGTTCATTCCGGGGAGAGTTTCCTTTCCGTTGTTCTGTGTCGCTATTGCAGCCAACGTGGCGCGCTCCAAACAGGGTGAATTGCTGACTGCTGCGAACGGTCGTTATCTTGCCTTGATGCTGTTATTCGCCGCCATTTCAGAAGTGCCTTATCGCTACATCAGCACCTCGGGATCATTCAACGTGTTGGTGACGCTGGCATTGGGGCTGGTGATTGCCTGGGGATGGCAACATCGCACTCTGTTGAGCAGCGCTATGGCGTTATTGGCCGCCGCGATTGCCTACGTGCTGGATGATCCACTTATGTACGGCTTCTACGGTGCACTTGTACCAGCGGCTGTCTTAATAGCAATCAAAGGCCCCGGTGTTCTTTGGCTGCTGCCTGCGGTTCTATGCTTGATGAGCAATACGCGAAGTAGCATCGTAATCAAAGCGCTGGACTTGGAAGTCTATTCATTGGTGGCTTTGAGCACCGCGTTCGCGGCGCCGCTGATCGGACTCTGGCTACTGCGTCAGAGCTTCACTTTCAAGGTCTGGCCGGTACGGCAATGGGGATACTGGTTCTATCCGGGCCACCTTGCCGCTTTGCAAGCGCTACGGTTGCTTGTCTGA
- a CDS encoding YqaA family protein, with product MFELTSYIGLFVAAFGAATLLPMQSEAVLVGMLLADRYVVSTLLAVATVGNVLGSALNWLLGRSVERFRHKRWFPVSESKLEKAQHSYLRYGRWSLLLSWVPIIGDPLTVVAGVMREPLWSFLLIVTLAKGVRYLALTAVTLGWA from the coding sequence GTGTTTGAACTTACGAGCTACATTGGTCTGTTCGTGGCGGCATTCGGTGCCGCGACGTTATTGCCGATGCAGTCTGAAGCCGTGCTGGTCGGGATGTTGCTCGCCGACCGGTACGTCGTTTCTACGCTATTGGCGGTAGCCACTGTTGGCAATGTGCTTGGCTCCGCACTGAACTGGCTTCTGGGCCGTTCTGTTGAGCGATTTCGCCACAAGCGCTGGTTCCCCGTGAGCGAGAGCAAGTTAGAAAAAGCCCAGCATTCCTATCTGCGCTACGGGCGCTGGTCACTGTTGTTGAGCTGGGTGCCCATCATTGGCGACCCGCTGACAGTCGTCGCTGGAGTCATGCGCGAGCCACTCTGGAGTTTCCTGCTGATTGTCACCTTGGCCAAGGGCGTGCGTTATCTCGCGCTGACCGCCGTCACCCTGGGGTGGGCATGA
- a CDS encoding nickel/cobalt efflux protein RcnA, translated as MPNFAELLQQGGAHAWLYFPSAILLGALHGLEPGHSKTMMAAFIVAIRGSVKQAVLLGLAATLSHTAVVWLVAIGGMYLGKGLDAQTTEPYFQLASSVLIIVIALWMLWRTWRGEQMFKFEQGDDHHHGEHDHGHDDETHRIDTGHGRIELSIFEEGMPPHWRLKTLTGHAWAASDVRLMTTRPDGSTQSFSFVERDGFLESTVDIPEPHEFSARLSLGHAGHSHDYDLQYQEHDHGHAHSELEGLELSIDGYQDAHERAHANDIRKRFTNREVTTGQIVMFGLTGGLIPCPAAITVLLLCLQVKEVALGGMLVLCFSIGLALTLVTVGAAAAIGAKQASNRWPWLGTVARRAPYLSSVLIIGVGLYVGFHGWIGLNA; from the coding sequence ATGCCCAATTTTGCTGAACTGCTGCAACAAGGCGGGGCTCACGCCTGGCTGTATTTCCCGAGCGCGATTCTGCTCGGCGCCTTACATGGCCTGGAGCCGGGACATTCCAAAACCATGATGGCGGCCTTCATCGTGGCCATCCGTGGCTCGGTCAAACAGGCAGTTTTGTTAGGTTTGGCCGCGACGTTGTCGCATACCGCAGTGGTGTGGTTGGTCGCCATCGGCGGCATGTACCTGGGCAAAGGATTGGACGCGCAAACCACTGAGCCGTACTTCCAGCTTGCCTCCTCTGTACTGATCATCGTGATTGCGCTTTGGATGCTCTGGCGTACTTGGCGCGGTGAGCAGATGTTCAAGTTTGAGCAAGGTGATGATCATCACCACGGCGAGCACGACCATGGTCATGATGATGAGACCCATCGAATCGATACCGGCCATGGCCGCATCGAGCTGTCGATCTTCGAGGAAGGCATGCCACCGCACTGGCGCCTGAAGACACTGACCGGGCACGCTTGGGCTGCCTCAGATGTTCGCCTGATGACTACTCGTCCGGACGGTAGCACCCAATCGTTCTCTTTCGTTGAGCGCGACGGCTTCCTGGAGTCGACGGTCGATATTCCGGAACCACATGAGTTCAGTGCTCGCTTGAGTCTTGGGCATGCAGGTCACTCCCATGATTACGATCTTCAGTATCAGGAACACGATCACGGGCATGCTCATTCCGAATTGGAAGGCTTAGAGTTGTCGATTGATGGCTACCAGGATGCGCATGAACGTGCGCATGCCAACGATATACGCAAGCGCTTCACCAATCGCGAGGTCACCACGGGCCAGATCGTCATGTTCGGCCTGACTGGTGGTCTGATTCCTTGTCCGGCTGCCATTACCGTTCTGTTGCTATGTCTTCAGGTTAAAGAAGTCGCACTGGGAGGCATGCTTGTCCTGTGTTTCAGCATCGGATTGGCGCTCACCTTGGTCACTGTAGGTGCTGCGGCGGCAATTGGTGCTAAGCAGGCCTCCAACCGTTGGCCTTGGCTGGGCACCGTGGCTCGTCGTGCTCCGTACCTGTCCAGCGTGCTGATCATTGGTGTTGGTCTGTACGTGGGTTTCCATGGCTGGATCGGCCTGAACGCTTGA
- a CDS encoding metal-sensing transcriptional repressor: MSEHEHEHSHPHTHQSHEAIIKRLKRADGHLRGIITMIEEGRECVDIAQQLHAVEKAVCQAKRTLIQDHIDHCLEDTVSALGNGERAPLEAFKQITKYL, encoded by the coding sequence ATGAGTGAGCACGAACACGAACACAGCCATCCCCACACCCACCAGAGTCATGAGGCAATCATCAAACGTCTCAAACGGGCAGATGGGCATTTACGCGGCATCATCACCATGATCGAAGAGGGTCGTGAGTGCGTGGACATCGCCCAGCAGCTGCATGCGGTTGAAAAAGCAGTGTGCCAGGCCAAACGTACGCTCATCCAGGATCACATTGATCACTGCCTGGAGGACACCGTTTCGGCGCTAGGCAATGGCGAGCGCGCACCACTGGAAGCTTTCAAGCAAATCACCAAGTACCTCTAG
- a CDS encoding HupE/UreJ family protein, whose product MHSYSMSGVGAFTAPLHRPVLLLFLLVAVLFLGMPEAMAHAVAEGDKGFIQESSGVMLLPFIYMGAKHMMTGYDHLLFLFGVIFFLYRLKDVGLYVTLFAVGHSVTLLLGVLTEISISSYIIDAIIGFSVVYKALDNLGAFQRWFGFQPNTKVATLIFGLLHGFGLATKIQEYEISPDGLIPNLIAFNVGVEIGQLLALSAILILMGFWRRTGSFWRHAYTANVAMMSAGFLLMGYQITGLFVST is encoded by the coding sequence ATGCATTCGTATTCGATGAGCGGCGTCGGCGCGTTTACTGCGCCTTTGCACCGCCCCGTATTGCTGTTGTTTTTACTTGTCGCTGTACTTTTCCTGGGAATGCCCGAGGCGATGGCTCACGCCGTCGCGGAAGGTGACAAGGGCTTCATCCAGGAAAGCTCCGGCGTCATGTTGCTGCCTTTCATCTACATGGGCGCCAAGCACATGATGACGGGCTACGACCACCTCCTGTTTCTGTTCGGGGTGATCTTCTTCCTCTATCGCCTCAAAGACGTGGGGCTCTACGTCACGCTATTCGCTGTAGGCCACTCGGTCACGCTGCTACTTGGTGTGCTCACCGAGATTAGCATTAGCTCGTACATCATCGACGCCATCATAGGTTTTTCAGTGGTGTACAAGGCGCTCGACAACCTGGGTGCATTCCAGCGCTGGTTCGGTTTCCAACCCAACACCAAAGTGGCCACGCTGATATTCGGCCTGCTCCACGGCTTTGGTCTGGCAACCAAAATCCAGGAGTACGAAATCTCGCCTGACGGCCTGATTCCCAACCTCATCGCCTTTAACGTCGGTGTCGAGATCGGCCAATTGCTTGCCCTCAGCGCGATTCTAATTCTGATGGGGTTTTGGCGGCGCACTGGCAGCTTCTGGCGCCACGCCTATACCGCCAACGTCGCCATGATGAGTGCCGGTTTCCTGCTGATGGGTTATCAGATCACTGGCCTGTTTGTCTCTACGTAA